Proteins from a genomic interval of Nocardioidaceae bacterium:
- a CDS encoding DNA cytosine methyltransferase codes for MQRVHGLSPIRVIDLFAGAGGLSQGFTQSSERYQVAAAVELDKAAAATWAANHGHQIFWGSVDEWLDSDSVPSADVVVGGPPCQGFSMIGRRDPCDQRNSLWRSLIDTVLASGAKAFVIENVPAFLKSPQFEALLNEVLQGMLAGFRLSHAVLNAADFGVAQTRKRAFVVGVRRDLADVAIPRPTGQIRATVRDAIGDVRPFAARRGLPSGRVRFEDEWLPGPFTTPNLHIGRDYSPLSRARFRAVPYGGSRLDLPDHLSMDCWRQHPRSATDSLGRLTWEKPAGTVRTEFFKPEKGRFLHPTQDRAMTHFEAARFQGFPDDYRFVGDLADIARQIGNAVPPPLARAVADCLLPVFGQVRTPIGGSE; via the coding sequence ATGCAACGCGTGCATGGCCTCTCGCCAATCCGGGTCATCGACCTTTTCGCCGGAGCCGGTGGGCTCTCACAGGGTTTCACACAGTCGAGCGAGCGTTATCAGGTCGCCGCAGCTGTCGAGCTGGACAAAGCGGCCGCGGCCACGTGGGCGGCCAATCACGGTCACCAGATTTTCTGGGGATCCGTCGACGAGTGGCTCGACTCAGATTCGGTCCCATCGGCAGATGTGGTCGTCGGCGGACCCCCCTGCCAAGGGTTCTCGATGATCGGTCGACGCGACCCGTGCGACCAGCGAAACAGCCTGTGGCGGTCCTTGATTGACACAGTGCTTGCCTCGGGCGCCAAGGCGTTCGTGATTGAGAACGTCCCCGCCTTCCTGAAGTCACCTCAATTCGAAGCGTTGTTGAACGAAGTATTACAAGGAATGCTGGCCGGTTTTAGGCTCAGCCACGCCGTGCTGAATGCAGCCGACTTCGGCGTGGCTCAAACCAGGAAGCGAGCTTTCGTTGTCGGCGTGCGACGCGATCTCGCCGACGTAGCTATCCCTCGCCCGACCGGGCAGATCAGGGCCACCGTGAGAGACGCGATCGGCGACGTCCGCCCATTCGCAGCCCGACGGGGACTCCCCAGTGGACGGGTCCGTTTCGAGGATGAGTGGTTACCCGGCCCCTTCACTACACCGAACCTGCACATCGGTCGTGACTACTCACCGCTGTCCCGTGCCAGGTTCCGAGCGGTGCCGTACGGCGGAAGCCGGCTCGACCTCCCGGATCATTTGTCCATGGATTGCTGGCGGCAGCATCCCAGGAGTGCGACGGACAGCCTGGGTCGGCTGACCTGGGAGAAGCCCGCAGGCACGGTCCGCACCGAGTTCTTCAAGCCGGAAAAAGGACGTTTCCTTCACCCGACGCAGGACCGAGCGATGACCCACTTCGAGGCCGCTCGCTTCCAAGGCTTTCCCGACGACTACCGATTCGTCGGCGATCTCGCTGACATCGCCAGACAGATTGGCAACGCGGTCCCACCGCCACTGGCGCGGGCAGTGGCCGACTGTCTTCTACCGGTGTTCGGCCAGGTCAGGACTCCGATCGGGGGCTCAGAGTGA
- a CDS encoding transglycosylase domain-containing protein: MSARFPSSDDYTDASADEVLGWSATREAPPEAPGAKKRAAAAMLALCTFMGLLLALTTAPLSGAGAITVREGTEYWEDLPAVLPDQPLPRRSVILAADGSRIGEFYSENRVLVPLSQVPEHVQDALLAIEDARYYDHHGVDLRGTVRAAANNVLTDSVQGGSTITQQYVKQVLFNAATDEAERDEVTSQSSYLRKLREARLATALEDRLTKQQILEGYLNIAYFGDGAYGIGAAARHYFGVGVSELTVEQGALLAGIVRNPSAYDPTDNPDEAVTRRNVVLTRMNELGDLDDAELQTALEAPLRLDVTEPDNGCTDARYPFFCQWVYQQLQDDPAFGKTPAARERLLYQGGLTVRTSLDPKAQRLAQRSVDDALGRDNRVAAASVTVEPGTGEVVAMATNRTFGQNARRNQTEVLLPVVPAFQPGSNMKPFTLAAALEEGYDLSTVYNAPAAYAPSGFNYPPGGFKNSGSAASGPLTAAQAVWRSSNTFFVHLETQVGVLDVADMAERLGITSLPRTGERAIGPADAALTLGVYEVSPLELAGAYATFAASGVHCIPHGIVSVTVNDDEALPVPDPECRQAIPAGVADTMASIMQGTIDGPDPARTAAALSLGRPAGGKTGTTQNNAAVWFSGFTPQYATSVWVGDPRGGFAYPLQNFTAYGQFVSRAYGSTVAGPIWQRIMLGIHEGLPVKQFAPPDANTGDGYAETMPDVRGLTPERALAVLQDAQFDVAVARRTAEPNRLLVPGRVASTRPAAGASVALHERVVLTLTDGSRTQWRVKNPDWTIEPEGEVPGGEPVGPAPGTNADRGGGVVSNRR; the protein is encoded by the coding sequence ATGTCCGCTCGCTTCCCCTCCTCCGACGACTACACCGACGCCTCCGCCGACGAGGTGCTCGGCTGGTCGGCGACCCGCGAGGCGCCCCCCGAGGCGCCCGGGGCGAAGAAGCGCGCGGCGGCGGCGATGCTCGCGTTGTGCACCTTCATGGGGCTGCTGCTGGCGCTGACCACGGCGCCGCTGAGCGGGGCGGGTGCGATCACGGTGCGCGAGGGCACGGAGTACTGGGAGGACCTGCCCGCCGTGCTCCCCGACCAGCCGCTGCCGCGTCGCTCGGTGATCCTCGCGGCCGACGGCAGCCGGATCGGGGAGTTCTACTCCGAGAACAGGGTGCTGGTGCCGCTGAGCCAGGTGCCCGAGCACGTGCAGGACGCGCTGCTCGCGATCGAGGACGCGCGCTACTACGACCACCACGGCGTCGACCTGCGCGGCACCGTGCGGGCGGCGGCCAACAATGTGCTCACCGACAGCGTCCAGGGCGGCTCGACGATCACGCAGCAGTACGTCAAGCAGGTGCTCTTCAACGCCGCCACCGACGAGGCGGAGCGTGACGAGGTCACCTCGCAGTCCTCCTACCTGCGCAAGCTGCGCGAGGCGCGGCTGGCCACGGCGCTGGAGGACCGGCTGACCAAGCAGCAGATCCTCGAGGGCTACCTCAACATCGCCTACTTCGGCGACGGGGCGTACGGGATCGGTGCCGCGGCGCGGCACTACTTCGGCGTCGGCGTCTCCGAGCTGACCGTCGAGCAGGGCGCGCTGCTGGCGGGCATCGTGCGCAACCCCTCGGCGTACGACCCGACGGACAACCCCGACGAGGCGGTGACGCGGCGCAACGTCGTGCTGACCCGGATGAACGAGCTCGGCGACCTCGACGACGCCGAGCTGCAGACGGCGCTGGAGGCGCCGCTGCGCCTGGACGTGACCGAGCCGGACAACGGCTGCACGGACGCGCGCTACCCGTTCTTCTGCCAGTGGGTCTACCAGCAGCTGCAGGACGACCCGGCCTTCGGCAAGACCCCGGCGGCACGCGAGCGGCTGCTCTACCAGGGCGGTCTCACGGTGCGTACGTCGCTGGACCCGAAGGCCCAGCGGCTCGCGCAGCGGTCGGTCGACGACGCGCTGGGGCGCGACAACCGGGTCGCCGCGGCGAGCGTGACGGTGGAGCCGGGCACGGGCGAGGTGGTCGCGATGGCGACGAACCGCACGTTCGGGCAGAACGCCCGGCGCAACCAGACCGAGGTGCTGCTGCCGGTGGTGCCGGCGTTCCAGCCGGGGTCGAACATGAAGCCCTTCACGCTGGCGGCGGCGCTGGAGGAGGGCTATGACCTCTCGACGGTCTACAACGCGCCGGCGGCGTACGCGCCCTCGGGCTTCAACTATCCGCCGGGCGGCTTCAAGAACTCGGGGTCGGCAGCGTCGGGGCCGCTGACCGCGGCGCAGGCGGTGTGGCGCTCGTCGAACACGTTTTTCGTGCACCTGGAGACCCAGGTCGGGGTGCTCGACGTGGCGGACATGGCGGAGCGGCTGGGCATCACGAGCCTGCCGCGCACGGGGGAGCGGGCGATCGGTCCGGCGGACGCGGCGCTGACGCTGGGGGTGTACGAGGTCTCGCCGTTGGAGCTGGCGGGGGCGTACGCGACGTTCGCGGCGAGCGGGGTGCACTGCATCCCGCACGGGATCGTGTCGGTGACGGTCAACGACGACGAGGCGTTGCCGGTGCCGGACCCGGAGTGCCGTCAGGCGATCCCGGCGGGGGTGGCGGACACGATGGCCTCGATCATGCAGGGCACGATCGATGGGCCGGACCCGGCGCGTACGGCCGCGGCGTTGTCGTTGGGTCGGCCGGCGGGTGGCAAGACGGGGACGACGCAGAACAACGCGGCGGTGTGGTTCTCAGGCTTCACGCCGCAGTACGCGACGAGCGTGTGGGTGGGGGACCCGCGGGGCGGCTTCGCCTATCCGTTGCAGAACTTCACGGCGTACGGGCAGTTCGTGTCGCGGGCGTACGGGTCGACCGTGGCGGGTCCGATCTGGCAGCGGATCATGCTGGGCATCCATGAGGGGTTGCCGGTGAAGCAGTTCGCGCCGCCGGATGCGAACACCGGTGACGGGTACGCCGAGACGATGCCGGACGTGCGGGGGTTGACCCCGGAGCGGGCGTTGGCGGTGCTGCAGGACGCGCAGTTCGACGTGGCGGTCGCGCGGAGGACGGCGGAGCCGAACCGGTTGCTGGTGCCCGGTCGGGTGGCCTCGACGCGGCCGGCGGCGGGTGCGTCGGTGGCGTTGCACGAGCGGGTGGTGCTGACGTTGACGGACGGGTCGCGTACGCAATGGCGGGTCAAGAACCCGGACTGGACGATCGAGCCGGAGGGTGAGGTGCCGGGTGGTGAGCCGGTGGGGCCTGCGCCGGGCACGAATGCTGACAGGGGTGGCGGGGTCGTCTCGAACCGTCGCTGA
- a CDS encoding helix-turn-helix domain-containing protein: protein MDAFHDNDSAFEDALSFGTGYAFFRHGQDRQADRIVASISSAAAGEQKPDDAIDAAPPVRVVATMDLDRRHGPVEWDDVLGQDFVVERLRLAARAHSARGGGPLSVLLQARMHGAGCRSIALVLARELERDVVWVSPHAGPSALKAAVIDAWRNGHVLLLEEIGAHLRDHRSSLEVIGLFDDGRTTPLVVATDSTRELGDTLIDRFDVALSLEPYAETDICRLGVDRSFALEKSDGFDDEFLAHLAGAARETPAVMEGLLRIACDLDDAGEEMTPDRVLSLAHLQADGLNGLEVYYLAKASLLALLYGQDGEDAVVPFSAEQLASSLDLHREVVARAERRLGSLGLIRRAGDQVVMTALGALRATELREACDNRVESLASRAASGRPS from the coding sequence ATGGACGCTTTCCATGACAACGACAGTGCCTTCGAGGACGCCCTCTCGTTCGGCACGGGCTACGCCTTCTTCCGACATGGCCAGGACCGCCAGGCGGACCGGATCGTCGCCAGCATCTCCTCGGCCGCCGCCGGCGAGCAGAAGCCTGACGACGCGATCGACGCGGCGCCACCCGTGCGTGTAGTCGCGACCATGGACCTGGACCGGCGTCATGGTCCGGTCGAGTGGGACGACGTCCTTGGCCAGGACTTCGTCGTGGAGCGCCTGCGGCTTGCCGCACGCGCACACAGCGCCCGCGGTGGCGGTCCACTGTCCGTCCTGCTCCAGGCTCGCATGCACGGAGCCGGGTGCCGCAGCATCGCTCTTGTGCTGGCACGGGAGCTCGAGCGCGACGTTGTCTGGGTCTCCCCTCACGCGGGACCATCGGCGCTGAAGGCCGCAGTCATCGACGCATGGAGGAACGGGCACGTCCTGCTCCTCGAGGAGATCGGCGCCCACCTGCGCGACCACCGGTCCTCCTTGGAGGTCATCGGGCTGTTCGACGACGGACGTACCACCCCTCTCGTAGTTGCCACCGACTCCACCCGTGAGCTGGGCGACACTCTGATCGACCGGTTCGACGTGGCGCTCTCGCTCGAGCCGTACGCTGAGACGGACATATGCAGGCTCGGGGTCGATCGGTCGTTCGCCTTGGAGAAGTCGGACGGCTTCGACGATGAATTCCTGGCTCATCTGGCCGGAGCCGCCCGCGAGACGCCCGCGGTCATGGAAGGGCTCCTACGCATCGCCTGCGACCTCGACGATGCAGGTGAGGAGATGACTCCGGACCGGGTGCTGTCGCTCGCCCACCTCCAGGCCGACGGCCTCAACGGACTCGAGGTCTACTACCTGGCCAAGGCGTCCCTCCTCGCCTTGCTCTACGGCCAGGACGGCGAAGACGCCGTCGTGCCCTTCAGCGCAGAACAGCTGGCGTCCTCGCTGGACCTCCATCGCGAGGTCGTGGCGCGGGCCGAGCGCCGCCTCGGCTCTCTCGGGCTGATCAGAAGGGCCGGCGACCAGGTCGTCATGACTGCGTTGGGGGCACTGCGCGCAACCGAACTTCGCGAGGCGTGCGACAACCGTGTCGAGTCCCTGGCCTCACGAGCGGCCAGCGGACGTCCCAGCTGA
- a CDS encoding DNA cytosine methyltransferase translates to MAGEAKVIDLFAGCGGLTAGFESTGLFQSVAAVEWDFDAAATYAHNFGDHVHVGDIADWTSGAIPHGDVVVGGPPCQGFSGLGKQDPADPRNAMWTHYVETLERVRPTFFLLENVPQFLKSGEFSDLTQLARPGGKLGAYELEIHLVNAADHGVAQARRRAFVVGRPRGTRETGMPAPRSPRDLRDALEPTLEPEVTRIDLPQSKVEFRGRQIPGAFKLRQLHVTRTKTELSRLRYAAIPPGGNRFDIPDELLSPCWRKHRSGSGDVMGRLRWDRPAVTIRTEFFKPEKGRYLHPDEDRPITHAEAAVIQGFAESFEWCGTKASIARQIGNAVPPPLAQSFALWLGERLL, encoded by the coding sequence GTGGCTGGCGAAGCGAAAGTGATCGACCTGTTCGCGGGTTGCGGCGGGCTGACTGCGGGCTTCGAGTCCACGGGCCTTTTCCAGTCGGTGGCCGCCGTCGAGTGGGACTTCGACGCAGCGGCAACGTACGCGCACAACTTCGGGGACCACGTCCACGTCGGCGACATCGCGGACTGGACGAGCGGTGCCATTCCGCACGGCGATGTCGTCGTCGGCGGGCCCCCGTGCCAAGGCTTCTCAGGCCTCGGCAAGCAGGATCCTGCGGACCCTCGCAACGCGATGTGGACGCATTACGTCGAGACGCTCGAGAGGGTCCGGCCAACGTTCTTCCTGCTCGAGAACGTCCCGCAGTTCCTCAAGTCCGGTGAGTTCTCGGATCTGACGCAGCTCGCCCGTCCCGGAGGGAAGTTGGGCGCCTACGAGCTGGAAATCCACCTGGTCAACGCGGCCGATCACGGCGTCGCCCAGGCACGCCGTCGAGCATTCGTAGTGGGCCGGCCCCGGGGGACCCGCGAGACCGGGATGCCCGCACCTCGGTCGCCTCGCGACCTCCGCGATGCGTTGGAGCCGACACTCGAGCCTGAAGTGACGCGCATCGATCTGCCGCAAAGCAAGGTCGAGTTCCGGGGCCGTCAGATCCCCGGTGCCTTCAAGCTTCGGCAGCTGCACGTCACCCGCACCAAGACCGAGCTCTCGCGACTTCGGTATGCCGCTATCCCTCCAGGTGGCAACAGATTCGACATCCCGGACGAGTTGCTCAGTCCGTGCTGGCGCAAGCACCGGTCAGGCTCCGGGGACGTCATGGGCCGGCTACGGTGGGATCGACCCGCCGTCACCATTCGCACCGAGTTCTTCAAGCCCGAGAAGGGGCGTTACCTTCACCCCGACGAGGACCGCCCGATCACCCACGCCGAAGCCGCTGTGATCCAGGGTTTCGCGGAGTCCTTCGAGTGGTGCGGCACCAAGGCATCGATAGCCCGTCAGATCGGGAACGCCGTACCACCTCCGTTGGCTCAGTCGTTCGCCCTGTGGCTCGGAGAGCGCCTGCTCTGA
- a CDS encoding very short patch repair endonuclease, translating to MGAQVDSSRTSSPEPSSAEVSARLSRQSRQGTAPEMAIRRRLHGDGLRYRVGWPVPGRSRRSIDIAFTRVRVGVFIDGCFWHGCPDHATSPRANSAWWREKLDRNRARDRDTNEAMSEAGWVALRFWEHEDSDEAADRIRDVVHSRR from the coding sequence ATGGGCGCGCAGGTCGACAGCTCGAGAACTTCGTCCCCTGAGCCGTCATCGGCCGAGGTGTCCGCTCGTCTGAGTCGACAGTCGCGCCAGGGAACGGCCCCTGAGATGGCGATACGGCGTCGACTTCATGGTGACGGACTCCGGTACCGGGTGGGCTGGCCGGTGCCGGGGCGGTCGCGACGCAGCATCGACATCGCTTTCACGCGAGTGCGCGTGGGAGTGTTCATCGATGGCTGCTTCTGGCACGGGTGCCCGGATCATGCGACCTCACCACGCGCCAACAGCGCCTGGTGGCGCGAGAAGTTGGACCGCAACAGGGCTCGAGATCGAGACACCAACGAGGCGATGTCCGAGGCCGGATGGGTCGCGTTGAGGTTCTGGGAGCACGAAGACTCCGACGAGGCGGCCGATCGAATCCGAGACGTCGTCCACAGCCGTCGGTGA
- a CDS encoding NADP-dependent oxidoreductase — MLAMRFHEHGGPEVLILDEVSNPEPGPGQVRVRVAATSFNAVDGNIRAGFMTGPFPVELPHTPGSDVSGVVDAVGDGVSGHSVGDRVVGFLPMTEPGASAEYVLAPAEVLTAAPSSIPLVNAAALPLVGLTAYQALFTHAGLVSGQRILITGAGGAVGAYAVQLAKAAGAYVIATASSRSSELVRERGADEVLDLSVDVVEAISEPVDAVLNLAPLEPEAYAALTAVVRDGGVVVGTTVWMPAPTDEARGVRGVDVYVESRADQLADLVGRVDRGELVVDVAQRVAYEESVSVHRAASEGGLPAGKTVIVVEPELR, encoded by the coding sequence ATGTTGGCAATGCGATTCCACGAGCACGGCGGTCCCGAGGTCCTCATCCTCGACGAGGTGAGCAACCCCGAGCCAGGCCCCGGTCAGGTGCGGGTCCGGGTGGCGGCGACCTCGTTCAACGCCGTGGACGGCAACATCCGGGCCGGCTTCATGACCGGGCCGTTCCCGGTCGAGCTGCCCCACACCCCGGGCTCGGACGTCTCCGGCGTCGTCGACGCCGTCGGCGACGGGGTCTCCGGTCACTCGGTCGGCGACCGGGTCGTCGGGTTTCTGCCCATGACGGAGCCCGGTGCGTCGGCTGAGTACGTGCTCGCTCCCGCCGAGGTGCTGACCGCGGCGCCGTCGAGCATTCCGCTGGTCAACGCGGCAGCGCTGCCGCTTGTGGGGCTGACGGCGTACCAGGCGCTCTTCACCCACGCTGGCCTCGTCTCTGGCCAGCGGATCCTCATCACGGGCGCCGGGGGAGCGGTCGGGGCGTACGCGGTGCAGCTGGCGAAGGCGGCCGGTGCGTACGTCATCGCCACCGCGAGCTCGCGCAGCAGTGAGCTCGTGCGGGAGCGCGGGGCGGACGAGGTGCTCGACCTCTCCGTCGACGTGGTTGAGGCGATCTCGGAGCCGGTCGACGCGGTACTGAACCTGGCTCCGCTGGAGCCCGAGGCGTACGCCGCACTCACGGCGGTGGTGCGCGACGGAGGCGTGGTCGTCGGGACGACGGTGTGGATGCCGGCGCCGACGGACGAGGCGCGGGGTGTGCGTGGGGTCGACGTGTACGTCGAGTCGCGCGCTGACCAGCTGGCCGATCTCGTCGGTCGTGTCGACCGAGGCGAGCTGGTCGTCGACGTCGCGCAGCGGGTGGCGTACGAGGAGTCGGTGTCGGTGCACCGCGCGGCGAGCGAGGGCGGACTGCCGGCCGGCAAGACCGTCATCGTGGTCGAGCCCGAGCTGCGCTGA
- a CDS encoding MarR family transcriptional regulator, giving the protein MTSIAAVVDEPNATGRAGAGLTDAQLGTYFSLIEVVSLLRHAVEEQLRDAGGLSYVQFQLLATLGDAADGHLRMTDLADGVVYSRSGLTYQVGLLEKRGLAVRGASPEDERTVTVSLTDAGREVLATVFPGHIEVVRRLLFTALSEAQTEQLGGLLAPVREQMRAEPPRSAGERRGRR; this is encoded by the coding sequence ATGACTAGCATCGCCGCTGTGGTGGATGAGCCCAACGCGACCGGCCGAGCGGGCGCGGGGCTGACCGATGCGCAGCTCGGCACCTACTTCTCGCTGATCGAGGTCGTCAGCCTGCTGCGGCACGCGGTGGAGGAGCAGCTGAGGGACGCGGGCGGCCTGAGCTACGTGCAGTTCCAGCTGCTCGCGACGCTCGGGGACGCGGCGGACGGCCACTTGCGCATGACCGACCTCGCCGACGGTGTCGTCTACAGCCGGAGCGGACTGACTTACCAAGTCGGATTGCTGGAGAAGCGCGGGCTGGCCGTGCGGGGGGCGAGCCCCGAGGACGAGCGGACGGTCACGGTGAGCCTGACCGACGCGGGGCGGGAGGTGCTTGCGACGGTGTTCCCGGGGCACATCGAGGTCGTACGTCGGCTGCTGTTCACGGCGTTGAGCGAGGCACAGACCGAGCAGCTGGGCGGGTTGCTGGCGCCGGTGCGCGAGCAGATGCGGGCCGAGCCGCCGAGATCGGCGGGGGAGAGGCGCGGTCGGCGCTGA